The genomic segment TGTTATTATTCTTAAGCGTTTTAAGGGCATCGGCAATCTTTTCCACACGTATCATGATAATTGCATTGTGGGCCGGCTTATCAATAAAAGAGTAAAGATACTCAATATTAATACCAGCATCGTTTAAGCATGCTAAAATACCTGCCAGCCCTCCCGGTTTGTCCGGTACCTCGACTGCAATCACTTCGGTTACAGTGGCCATAATCCCATATTCTTTCAATGTACTTAAAGCCTTCTCAGGCTGGTTCACTATTAACCTCAAAATGCCAAAGTCAGATGTATCTGCAATTGATAACCCACGTATGTTTATTTTTGCCTCTTCAAGTACCTTTGAAACTTTAACCAGTCGACCTGATTTATTTTCTAAAAAGATAGATATCTGCTTAATCATCCTCTAATCTCTCCCTTACTTAAGTAAACGTTTATCAATTACGCGCTGGGCTTTACCTTCGCTGCGGGGAATATTTTTTGGTTCAACGAGTTTTACATCTGCTGAAACACCCAGCATATTTTCTATC from the Bacillota bacterium genome contains:
- a CDS encoding ACT domain-containing protein, with product MIKQISIFLENKSGRLVKVSKVLEEAKINIRGLSIADTSDFGILRLIVNQPEKALSTLKEYGIMATVTEVIAVEVPDKPGGLAGILACLNDAGINIEYLYSFIDKPAHNAIIMIRVEKIADALKTLKNNNIPIVSGKKIYSY